One Dioscorea cayenensis subsp. rotundata cultivar TDr96_F1 chromosome 19, TDr96_F1_v2_PseudoChromosome.rev07_lg8_w22 25.fasta, whole genome shotgun sequence genomic window, TATACATACCATATTGAATGCGTAATTGAATTTAACATTGTCATGGCATGAATATGTTTgcttaattattaaatacaaaacacacaaatatattaaatcaaTATTCATTATGTCATGTTTAATTATCCATGTCACAATTTTGCAAATTTTAGGTAAATgctattaattataatattcacccgaatttttatataattttgtttaaattgacATTTTCCCCAACCATACTGTCcatacatataaaattataacaaaagtggcattaaataaaaaacaaggtGAATGGTATATAACACAaaggtgataaaaaaaattatttatgatattatttcaaaatttcaaaatttcaaaataaaaaatcacgaCTATGCATAGagagaaacaaaatcaaaataaaataaataataagataaaaaaatataaataaatataaataaattaagtagATTACGTAGAAGATACAAAAGTCCAAATTTCAAATGAACAAATTTAAACtcgaaaaaaatccttttttaaTTATCGTAGAATGAGAAGTAAAGGGATTGATCAATACCAACTCTGATCAAAATTATTGATAGTTGTATGTCAGATGTTGTGCCCCTACTTATAAAATAGTTGTATGTCAGATGTTGTGCCCCTATTTATAAATAGTGGAGTTTAATACTACAGTTTTCACCGCTCATGAGTTATCACCCATGTTCTCATTTTACATGGTAAATAAAAAACTCAGTGCTAAAAGACCAACAGACtcttagtttaaaaaaaaattaaattaaattataaattaaatccaacaatgaaatttttttaaataaaatattatactaataaatctcttaaaaatttctgaaatatCTTCATCGCCCAATTTTTCCCCCCGAATCTCAAAGCAAAGACTTACTATAAAAGAAAAGCcaagaaaaagacaaaacagCGCAACCACCTCAAACATTTGGCGCGCTATTTTCGCGTGTTTGTGCACACGTGTGCTGGGCACGTGTGCGCATTCGAAGCCCCCTCTTCGTTTTTATATCACCGACTTgcattctttcttcttctgttttCCATTtcatcactctctctctctcttttgctCTCTCTTGCTCTCTCTTGCTCTCTTGCTctggttttttggtttttgggtTTGAAATCTAGGATTCATGGAGAAACCCTCGGAATCGGGGGTCACATTCTCGTTTGAGGACCCATCTGATGGCTCCGGTGGTGGTTCGGATGAGGAAAGGCCGGAGGAGGTGGAGGCTGATGACGCGGCGGAACTTGAGGCTGTGACCAGGAACGCAGACCCTGAAGAGGTTGAGGTTGATGAGGAGGACTCTCAGTCTAGCGAGGACGATGATGAGGTTGGTTTCTGGAGAGTTCGTgggtcttttatttttcttttatgtttttgttttggagttATTGAATTTTGGGTTTTGGTTGTGTTACTGATATTCTTTGATGTGGTTTGATTGATAGGGTTTGGGAGTGTTTCTGTTTCTTGTGTGTGGTTTTTGGAGTCGTGCAAAAATTTAGTTCATTTTTTTGAGCTTGTGATGATTTTCGTGCTGATCGGTGCTGGGTTATTCACTTGGTTGGAGAATTcggtgtgttttttattttgcttcagttgaaaactctagggtttttattttcttttcggagtgtTGGTCTTTGTTGTTGGAGTGGATCATGTGGATGGTACACACTTCAAGTAGTTCACAAAACCGCAGGGTTTTGCATGTATGCAAATGCGGCAAGAAATTGCTTGAATGATTAGTAATAATCAGATGGAGAGAAGCTAATGCTCCTTACCTTTTATATTAACAGTTATATTCTAAACAACtatgttatatttaattttttctattaagtATGTGCCAAGTGTGTCTTTTCAATGGACAAGAGTCACAAGACACGAAGTTTATCTCAAAGATGGTCTGCTTATTTAGTCCTATCATCTTGGCAGGCATTGGAGGAATCATCAAACTCAGAAATTGCGAAGAGGGAGAAAGCCAGACTCAAAGAAATCCAGAAGctgaaaaagcaaaaaattcAAGAGATTTTGGTTGCACAGAATTCTGCAATTGACGCTGACATGGTATCcatattttattgatgaacTGCAGCTCAAAGAGTTCTAACATATATTTGCATTTCATTTAGCATGCATGCCTTGTGAATGTGGTATAACGGATGTTTTCCTAAAGTTACCTATAGttcattttccatttatttatatgaaagaCATTGCATCTTTTGAGGATTCTTGTATGCTTCAGTCAGGTGTGCATACATGAGCTTGTGGACCTGCTAGGTAAATGTGGAACTAACCTGTAATTGATTTATTTCCAGAACAAGAAGGGGAAGGGCCGATTGAAGTATATCTTGCAACAAGCTGAAATTTTTGCTCATTTTGCCAGTGGAAGCCAAACTGCATCTGGGAAGAAGCCCAGAGGAAGGTAAATTAATGCATGAGCTGAGTGTATGTCATACAAGAAGGTGTTGGAGATGACTGATAACATGATCTTTTACCTTATATTCATTTTAGTTCTCTTCAGTTTTCAATAGTTCATATGTATTATAGCCTCTCAATATCATCCCTATCGATTTGGTCATGCGTGATTCTCTTTTTGTAGGAAGGGGTGTGTTTGAAGAGAGCTTAATACATGACCTCAACATAATGTGTAACAATATTTTGTGCTCTTGTGCTTTTGTTTCTGGCTAGCTGTCATAGTTTTTTAATGAGCTTGGTTTAAATTAATTCTTAACCGGTCCGATGTTGTTGTGGTACTTTGCTTGTCCCTAACCCATATTTTGAGCAATTTCCCAAAATTGTCATTTGCTTATTTATCAATACATGTGTTTTCTGTTataataaatttgtttctttaaGTAGTTATAGTATATTTTTATTGCCAGCTTTCATTTTGTAGGGGCCGCCATGCCTCAAAACTAACtgaggaggaggaagatgaagagtGCCTTAAGGAGGAGGAAGGTGGCTTTTCTGTTGGAGGAGGAACTTGGCTGGTGTCCCAACCAACATGTAGGCTTTCTGTTCTATGttgcttttcttgtttgtttattggttcTTACATATACATCTTTCCTTCATGCACATTGTGAACATGTTGTTCTTGATGCAACAATTTGCATTTCCATGATTTTCCGTGTAAATCTTTAGTCtgtgaatgcttgttgattgcTCATGCCTTTTGTGTCTCTTGTTGGTCTAAATTCACTATAGTTACTTTATATAATCTGAGATCTCAATCTTCTCTTTTGGATAGTGCTTCTTATTGCTGCTGTATGTGCTAGAAAACAAATTTAATGCGTCTCTGGTTCATGTATGCTTATATACTATTTAATTCGGGTATCTTTTTAATGGTCCATATCACTGTAGAACTTTTACAGATTTCTCATTTTAGATGTTTGCTGTTGCAGGCATACAGGGAAAATTGAGGGATTATCAGTTGGCTGGATTAAACTGGCTGATACGTTTGTATGAAAATGGCATCAATGGGATTCTTGCTGATGAGATGGTAAGCTTTGTGTTTCCATACATCTCTTATctttttcactttcattgtgATTGCAAAATGCTGTTTATGTGTCACGttgcttattttaattttaattttttgtgctGATTAATAATCCAATTGTTTGATGTGTTCATTCTCTCTCTGTTTTAATGGCTATTTTCTTGCACAGGGTCTTGGTAAAACACTTCAAACGATCTCTTTACTAGGCTATTTACATGAATTCAGAGGAATTTCTGGTCCCCACATGGTGGTTGCGCCAAAATCTACTATTGGCAATTGGATGAGGGAAATTCGGCGATTCTGTCCTGTGTTACGTGCTGTAAAGTTTCTAGGGAATCCTGATGAAAGGGTCAGAAGAGACTAATTTTTTTGTGCTATCTCAAAGCTTTCTTGAGTGTTGAGTCTATTTTTATGCTTATCCTCCTTTTTATCTTCGGTGCAGAACCATATAAGGGAAAGTTTGTTAGTGGCTGGGAAATTTGATGTGTGTGTGACTAGCTTTGAAATGGCTATTAAAGAGAGAACCACCTTAAGACGCTTTAGTTGGCGCTATGTTATTATTGACGAGGCCCATCggataaaaaatgaaaattctctCCTCTCAAAAACAATGAGACTCTATCGTGCAAACTATCGTCTTCTTATTACTGGCACACCTCTCCAGGTAGGCTCTTTATGACTCTATCACTCAACTAGAGATTTTTTTGGTCAGTATTTCCTTACAATTCCTCTTCTGCAGAATAATCTCCATGAGCTGTGGTCACTTCTGAACTTTTTACTGCCGGAAATTTTTAGTTCAGCTGAAAGTTTTGATGAATGGTTCCAAATATCAGGTGAAAATGATCAGCAAGAGGTTGTCCAACAGCTTCATAAGGTGATCTTGAGAACTTTGTATGCAAAGAAAATTTCTGGACTGATTATTAATCATGCCTTTTAATATACCTTTAAGGTACTTCGGCCATTTCTTCTTCGAAGGCTGAAATCTGATGTTGAAAAAGGCTTACCACCAAAGAAGGAAACAATTCTTAAAGTAGGGATGTCCCAGTTGCAGAAACAGTATTATCGGGCTCTGCTTCAGAAAGATTTGGAGGTGATTAATGCTGGTGGTGAACGCAAATGTCTTCTCAATATAGCCATGCAGTTACGTAAATGCTGTAATCATCCATATTTGTTCGAAGGTGCAGAACCTGGCCCTCCTTACACCAGTGGAGAACATCTAATTACAACTGCAGGTAAGTCTGAATTTATGTTCCCTTTTTTACATTGGTTTTTCTTGTATCCATATGCTGATTGCAATGTTCTTTTGCAGGTAAAATGGTACTTCTTGATAAACTTCTCCCCAAGCTAAAAGAGCGGGACTCCAGAGTTCTAATATTTTCACAGGTCTGTACGATATCTTTTAGCATAGTTTCTTCTTCAAGTATTAGATAACCCATGGCTGCCTGAGCCCAAAAATTGTTAGCATGAGACATGGAGACATTTTACCTATAAGCATAAAAGTATGGAGTGATGTTCCATGTTGATCCAGCTCTAAATTGCACTCGCCTCCCCTATTAAAGGGGACTTAATAGTTAAATCTACCCAAAATCTGTCATTTCAATAAATCCTGTTTCCTCTGCTACACTCATTCTCTGGCTGctattatgctttcaaagtTTAGTTCATTTTCTGCACATAATATCACCAAACAAGTAGCCAATGTTGTATATAGGGCCCCTTCCATTATGCCGTACAAAAGGCATGTTTTCTTCATTGGTCATATTGTTCTTAATTAAAGAGATTTCCATTGGCTCCAACTCTTTTCacatcaatcaaataaaatttatgggTACCTTTTCTGTTTGTGTATATAAGTTCTGGACAAACAGAATCCTTTCGGGTTCTTCGTTCAAGTATCTCATTTTATTGGCTACTATTTATTGCTTACTTGAATTCCTTCTGGCAAATAAGATGATTAGCCTGCTTGACTTATTGGACCACTAAAATAGTCTTATGAATTGGGTTCCAATTGGCATTCCAAGTGCCTCTTCTTTTTTCCCTCCCTTTGCTACTACCAATATCTGGAATTCTTTTCTGTATTTCAGATGACAAGACTGTTGGATATCTTGGAAGACTACTTGATGTTTCGAGGATACCTGTATTGCCGCATTGATGGGAACACAGATGGGGAAGATCGGGACACCTCCATTGAGGCCTTCAATCAGCCAGGGAGTGATAAGTTCATTTTCTTACTTTCTACCAGAGCTGGTGGGCTAGGGATAAATCTTGCTTCTGCAGACGTTGTCATTCTCTATGACAGTGATTGGTACCATTTCTCTGAACTTTGAAGTTTGGAATTGCTATTTCTCCATCATTTTTGAACCGCATCTTTTTGCTTATATTATAGGAACCCACAAGTTGATCTGCAAGCACAGGATCGTGCGCACAGGATTGGCCAAAAGAAAGAAGTTCAAGTCTTCCGATTTTGCACTGAGGTTTAGCTTTGTGTTATTGTTATCATTACAGCTTGGACATGGAGAAACTCAATTATTCTTGAAAACTTGCAGTACACAATCGAGGAAAAAGTGATTGAGAGTGCCTATAAGAAGCTTGCGCTAGATGCACTGGTGATTCAACAAGGTCAATTATCAGAGCATAAAAGTAAACATCTTATCTCCAGAGGCATCTCTACTTTTATAATAgctatttttttccaaaatataaatTCTCTCCGTTTCGCTCCTGGTGCAGCTGTTAATAAGGATGAATTGTTACAAATGGTGAAATTTGGTGCTGAAATGGTTTTTAGTTCTAAGGACAGTACAATAACAGATGAGGACATTGACCGAATCATAGCTAAAGGAGAAGAAGCTACTGCAGAACTTGAcgcaaaaatgatgaaatttacTGAAGATgccattaaatttaaaatggatGACAGTATGTAGATCATGTATTTCATCTCATCTACTCAACTGttcaatgaatttattttacttttttttttttttctgttcagCTGGTGAATTGTACGACTTTGACGATGAGAAGGTATTCTTATAACCTTAGCCTTTAGTCTTTTGAGTGCCAATTGCTATTTGCAAGTGATCCATTTCTAACATAATCATAATCTTGCTTTCTGAAGGATGAAAGCAGTTTCGATTTTAAAAAAGTTGTTTGTGAGAACTGGGTTGAACCACCCAaaagggaaaggagacgctaGTAAGACCTTGACATTTTATTTAGATGTGCTTCATGCAATTCTCCTCTATggtatgtttatttattttttaatttatgccTTCTTCATATAGTTATTTGGAGACTGATTACTACAGCGAAACTGTGAAACAAGTAGGCTCATCAAAAACAAAGGAACGCAAAATGCCTCGCATGCCTCAGATGTGAGATGCTTGcctctttttattatataatcctACAAATTATGAAGaggaaatatttaaattttccaaTAACTATTATCTTTTATCTCACAGTTCATCAAAcaacttgtttttttcttttgctttttcagGCATGATTTCCAGTTTTTTAACACTCAAAGACTAAGTGAGTTATTTAAAAAGGAAGTAAGCTGTCATCTGGTATGCTGACCTGAAAATCTGTGTTTCTCTCTTATCTActttagtttttctttcttttccaatgTAGAAACTGAATTGGTTGGTTATTTCCcctggaagaaaaaaaaaatgtgtgtatatttatatatatattcttttctgTCCATACATATGGAATTCTTACCATGCTTGCACTTATTTTCTGATTTGGTGACTTGGTTTTAGGCAAACATGCAAGTCTTTTGTCTAATCTGAAATCATGAGAATGCATGTAAGACCCTTAATTGAACCTCTAAGTCTCTATCCATCATCAAGACTTAGAATTAAGTGTCAGAATCTCAGACTTGTACACTCCTAAGGAAGTTCATTGCTAAAAATGCCAAAAAGTTTTGTTCTCTTTAATCCTTGATAAAAGTATTAAATCCTTTTGAAAAAATGCACTAGAAGGCCAAACGATGTTACCCAGTAGATTTGAAATTATTTCCATTGAATCATCAGGATCATACTGTTATGCATTGAGACTCATTTCTAGGAAAATGTATTCCTTAATTCTTATTTAGTTGTTACAGCACATTTGCAATCCTCTGCGGGCACTTAAATCATAACACTGTTAGTTGTTTTAGTTCTTCTAAGATCTATTGTCTGCAAATCTTCTTTTCTCAGGGAACCTATCAACGTAAGGATGCATCTGATGGTGATGAATCTGGAGGTACTTTACTTTCTTAGTTGTCTATAGGGTTTAATCActtatgatgataataatagtaataattgatttcgtcaTTCAGATTTGGTGCATTCATTGACTGTGGAGGAACAGAAAGAAAAGGAACAGTTGTTGCAAGAGGTGATAATGGATTAATGTTTAGGAG contains:
- the LOC120250232 gene encoding probable chromatin-remodeling complex ATPase chain, whose amino-acid sequence is MEKPSESGVTFSFEDPSDGSGGGSDEERPEEVEADDAAELEAVTRNADPEEVEVDEEDSQSSEDDDEALEESSNSEIAKREKARLKEIQKLKKQKIQEILVAQNSAIDADMNKKGKGRLKYILQQAEIFAHFASGSQTASGKKPRGRGRHASKLTEEEEDEECLKEEEGGFSVGGGTWLVSQPTCIQGKLRDYQLAGLNWLIRLYENGINGILADEMGLGKTLQTISLLGYLHEFRGISGPHMVVAPKSTIGNWMREIRRFCPVLRAVKFLGNPDERNHIRESLLVAGKFDVCVTSFEMAIKERTTLRRFSWRYVIIDEAHRIKNENSLLSKTMRLYRANYRLLITGTPLQNNLHELWSLLNFLLPEIFSSAESFDEWFQISGENDQQEVVQQLHKVLRPFLLRRLKSDVEKGLPPKKETILKVGMSQLQKQYYRALLQKDLEVINAGGERKCLLNIAMQLRKCCNHPYLFEGAEPGPPYTSGEHLITTAGKMVLLDKLLPKLKERDSRVLIFSQMTRLLDILEDYLMFRGYLYCRIDGNTDGEDRDTSIEAFNQPGSDKFIFLLSTRAGGLGINLASADVVILYDSDWNPQVDLQAQDRAHRIGQKKEVQVFRFCTEYTIEEKVIESAYKKLALDALVIQQGQLSEHKTVNKDELLQMVKFGAEMVFSSKDSTITDEDIDRIIAKGEEATAELDAKMMKFTEDAIKFKMDDTGELYDFDDEKDESSFDFKKVVCENWVEPPKRERRRYYLETDYYSETVKQVGSSKTKERKMPRMPQMHDFQFFNTQRLSELFKKEVSCHLGTYQRKDASDGDESGDLVHSLTVEEQKEKEQLLQEGFPTWTRRDFNAFVRACEQYGRNDIKNICSEMENRTEEEIERYAKVFKERYKELNDYDRIIKTIEKGEARIARRDEIMQAIGQKMARYQDPWSELKIQYGQNKGKLYSEECDRFMLCMISELGYGNWDELKYALRESPLFRFDWYAKSRTPQELSKRCDTLIRLIEKENQEEDEQDRGAGNDKNNVKDSMRKRSKSKASSAEASATASIRRRKQPTMDGSQGSGRRKR